The following are encoded in a window of Loktanella sp. M215 genomic DNA:
- a CDS encoding SRPBCC family protein, translated as MVDRSIGKWRNADSGPSRAGGHSQAVWLTLGMAALIGTAGLFALARSKSDNLDRFPDDAPGRTARQSYFGNFAVTGKTVTIGKPRHEVYDFYRNFGNLARFMENITSVRTVGDLCHWEIDAPGQSVEIVTRIVSDRAGEEIAWSSTEGSQIETRGKVLFRDAPGERGTEVEAIIAYDPPAGTLGRMVAKLFQREPSVQGRRDLKRLKMIMETGEIATNRNRKTEQEGQ; from the coding sequence ATGGTAGATCGTAGCATTGGAAAATGGCGCAATGCTGATTCTGGTCCATCAAGGGCCGGTGGCCATTCACAAGCTGTGTGGCTCACGCTTGGAATGGCCGCCCTCATCGGGACCGCAGGACTATTTGCCCTTGCACGCTCCAAGAGCGACAATCTGGATAGATTTCCAGACGACGCGCCCGGTCGGACCGCCCGACAATCGTACTTTGGAAATTTTGCCGTTACCGGAAAAACCGTGACGATCGGCAAGCCTCGTCATGAGGTCTACGATTTCTATCGCAATTTCGGCAACCTCGCCAGATTCATGGAAAACATCACATCCGTACGGACCGTCGGCGACCTGTGCCACTGGGAGATCGATGCGCCGGGCCAGAGCGTGGAAATTGTCACCCGGATCGTCTCCGATCGAGCCGGCGAAGAAATCGCGTGGTCATCGACGGAAGGCTCTCAGATCGAAACCCGTGGCAAGGTGTTGTTTCGCGATGCGCCTGGCGAACGGGGCACTGAAGTCGAGGCTATAATTGCCTATGATCCCCCGGCCGGAACACTGGGTCGCATGGTTGCCAAGCTCTTTCAGCGCGAGCCAAGTGTTCAGGGTCGCAGAGACCTTAAGCGGCTCAAGATGATCATGGAAACCGGAGAGATCGCGACAAACCGAAATCGCAAAACCGAACAGGAAGGTCAGTGA
- a CDS encoding SDR family NAD(P)-dependent oxidoreductase, translated as MSTKGFAVVTGASSGIGYQLARIAVEDGYDLLICADEPQIEEAAEKLRRLGGIIEAVQTDLATADGMTALWDRIGEREPDLFFANAGRALGRAFHEQDWDDVEALIDLNIFQTTNTLHRVGQRMARRGQGRILVTGSIGGYVPGPYDAVYDATKAYINSLCAALGDEWEGNGVTLTCLMPGPVETKIFDRNDLGDTPIGRSDNKDDPTQVARAGYDAMMRGDRAKVPGVAWTVSKMLSGIVPGSIKAMLHRSQVEPDGKSK; from the coding sequence ATGTCGACGAAGGGTTTTGCCGTTGTCACCGGTGCATCCAGCGGTATCGGGTATCAACTGGCCCGCATCGCGGTCGAAGACGGCTACGACCTGCTGATCTGCGCGGATGAGCCTCAGATTGAGGAGGCTGCCGAGAAGTTGCGCCGCCTTGGCGGGATCATCGAGGCTGTGCAGACCGACCTTGCAACAGCTGACGGCATGACCGCGCTGTGGGACAGGATCGGCGAGCGCGAACCCGACCTGTTTTTTGCCAACGCTGGCCGCGCCCTTGGCCGGGCGTTTCACGAACAGGACTGGGACGATGTCGAAGCATTGATTGACCTCAACATCTTTCAGACAACCAATACGCTGCACCGTGTCGGACAGCGTATGGCCAGGCGGGGTCAGGGTCGCATTCTGGTCACAGGCTCTATCGGTGGCTATGTGCCGGGACCCTACGACGCCGTCTATGACGCGACCAAGGCCTATATCAACAGCCTGTGCGCTGCGCTCGGCGATGAATGGGAGGGCAACGGCGTCACGTTGACATGCCTGATGCCGGGACCTGTAGAAACGAAGATCTTTGACCGTAACGATCTCGGCGATACGCCCATCGGTCGCAGCGACAACAAGGATGATCCCACGCAGGTCGCGCGTGCGGGCTATGATGCCATGATGCGTGGTGATCGCGCCAAGGTCCCCGGTGTCGCGTGGACGGTATCAAAAATGCTTTCTGGCATCGTGCCTGGCAGCATAAAGGCCATGCTGCACAGGAGCCAGGTGGAGCCTGATGGCAAAAGCAAGTAA
- a CDS encoding transporter substrate-binding domain-containing protein — translation MMKPIAIAAFALASTLGTAQADTINVGMSGGYFPFMFVKLDELQGFEVDFMNAVAAETGDDVNFITMSFSGLIGALDSGRIDTITSDREAKFAFSQPYVFDGAQVVVKAGNEDTITGPADLSGKTVAVNLGSNFEELLNALPNAADIDIRTYESNIAQDTALGRVDAFVMDRVSSAQLIAESPLPLALAGKPFSEIRNALPFRNDDAGKALRDRVDAAITTLKDNGTLAEISNKWFGTDITVAE, via the coding sequence ATGATGAAACCGATCGCAATCGCGGCCTTCGCGCTGGCCTCTACCCTTGGCACGGCACAGGCCGACACAATCAATGTCGGCATGTCGGGCGGCTATTTCCCCTTTATGTTCGTCAAGCTGGACGAATTGCAGGGGTTCGAGGTCGATTTCATGAACGCCGTCGCCGCAGAGACCGGCGACGACGTGAACTTCATCACCATGTCCTTCTCGGGTCTGATCGGCGCGCTGGATTCCGGTCGCATCGACACCATCACGTCGGACCGCGAGGCGAAGTTCGCCTTTTCGCAGCCTTACGTCTTTGACGGCGCGCAGGTCGTGGTGAAGGCGGGCAACGAGGACACGATCACCGGCCCCGCCGACCTGTCAGGCAAGACCGTCGCCGTGAACCTCGGGTCCAACTTCGAAGAGCTGCTGAACGCGCTGCCCAATGCCGCCGATATCGACATCAGGACCTATGAAAGCAACATCGCGCAGGACACGGCCCTTGGCCGCGTCGATGCCTTCGTGATGGACCGCGTCTCCTCTGCCCAGCTGATCGCGGAAAGCCCCCTGCCGCTGGCCCTCGCAGGCAAGCCGTTCAGCGAAATCCGCAACGCCCTGCCCTTCCGCAACGACGACGCGGGCAAGGCGCTGCGCGACCGGGTCGATGCCGCCATCACCACGCTGAAGGACAACGGCACGCTTGCCGAAATCTCGAACAAGTGGTTCGGCACCGATATCACGGTCGCAGAGTAG
- a CDS encoding SDR family NAD(P)-dependent oxidoreductase, translated as MTGASTGIGLELAKRFALYGHDLIVCANESRIVEVAEQLRTQVNVEVVEADTGTRAGIDALWSAIGDRDVDYLCANAGIGLGHAFLEQDWDDVKPVIDLNVAGTTALLHRTIRKMRQRGEGRILITGSIAGLMPGSFQAVYNATKAYLDNLSWALRNEVQDTGITVTCLMPGPTDTEFFSRAGMEDTPVGQSDGKADPAAVAKAGYDAMMRGSSGVTPGMMNKIQAAMANILPDSVMAQLHRRMAEPNSGGK; from the coding sequence GTGACCGGCGCCTCGACCGGCATTGGTCTTGAGCTGGCAAAGCGGTTTGCATTGTACGGGCACGACCTGATTGTCTGCGCCAATGAATCCCGGATCGTAGAGGTGGCAGAACAATTACGCACGCAGGTCAATGTTGAGGTGGTCGAAGCCGACACGGGGACAAGAGCGGGTATCGATGCGTTGTGGTCCGCGATCGGGGACCGGGACGTCGATTACCTGTGCGCCAATGCCGGTATCGGGCTGGGTCATGCCTTCCTTGAACAGGACTGGGACGACGTCAAACCCGTGATCGATCTGAACGTCGCCGGCACCACGGCGCTCTTGCACCGGACGATCCGGAAAATGCGCCAACGTGGCGAGGGACGTATTCTCATTACCGGCTCCATCGCAGGGTTAATGCCCGGTAGCTTTCAGGCGGTATACAACGCGACGAAGGCCTATCTCGACAACCTGAGCTGGGCCTTGCGGAACGAAGTGCAGGACACCGGTATTACCGTGACCTGCCTGATGCCCGGACCAACGGATACGGAATTTTTCAGCCGTGCCGGGATGGAGGACACGCCCGTCGGCCAAAGCGACGGCAAGGCCGATCCCGCGGCCGTGGCGAAGGCTGGTTATGACGCGATGATGCGCGGCAGCAGCGGCGTCACGCCCGGCATGATGAACAAGATCCAGGCCGCGATGGCCAATATCCTGCCAGACAGCGTCATGGCGCAGCTTCACCGCCGGATGGCCGAGCCAAACAGCGGAGGGAAATAA
- a CDS encoding haloacid dehalogenase type II translates to MAQAHSPSIIVFDVNETLLDLTTLEPLFERMFGKAGMMREWFAQLILYSEALTLSGIYVPFGDLAAGALRMIGETSHLTVADGDVDELESLIGAMPAYADVAPALEALKERGFRLVTLTNSAPGAAPTPLERAGLANYFERTFSVQDVMRFKPAPETYRHVAKEFDAELSDLCMVACHLWDTIGAQAAGCAAALVRRPGNAPMLVPGVPTPNIVVNDMHQLATEIIQKWSRNLMA, encoded by the coding sequence ATGGCCCAAGCCCACTCCCCCTCCATTATCGTATTCGATGTCAACGAGACCCTTCTGGATCTGACGACACTGGAACCACTTTTTGAGCGGATGTTTGGGAAGGCCGGCATGATGCGGGAATGGTTCGCCCAACTCATCCTTTACTCCGAAGCGCTGACCCTGTCCGGTATTTACGTTCCGTTCGGCGACCTTGCCGCTGGCGCACTTCGGATGATCGGTGAAACATCCCACTTAACGGTGGCTGACGGAGATGTGGACGAGTTGGAATCACTCATCGGCGCGATGCCGGCCTATGCCGATGTGGCTCCAGCACTGGAGGCCTTGAAGGAGCGCGGATTTCGGCTGGTGACTTTGACGAACTCTGCGCCTGGCGCTGCACCGACGCCACTCGAACGGGCAGGCCTCGCAAATTACTTCGAGCGGACCTTCTCCGTGCAAGACGTCATGCGGTTCAAGCCTGCACCGGAAACCTACCGGCATGTGGCAAAGGAATTTGATGCCGAATTGTCCGACCTCTGCATGGTTGCCTGTCATCTCTGGGATACGATCGGCGCTCAGGCAGCAGGCTGCGCCGCCGCTTTGGTGAGGCGACCTGGAAACGCACCGATGCTCGTCCCAGGCGTGCCCACGCCCAACATCGTGGTCAATGACATGCATCAGCTCGCAACGGAGATCATTCAAAAATGGTCCAGGAATTTGATGGCGTAA
- a CDS encoding zinc-dependent alcohol dehydrogenase produces MRALTWQGKHDVRVETLPDPEIVNPRDAIIEVTSTAICGSDLHLYDAVIPGLKSGDILGHEFMGRVVDVGPGSTLQKGQRVVVPFTISCGGCFHCKQLQFSACANSNPVDNQDLTEPLYGHALSGLFGYSHLTGGYPGGQAEYVRVPYSDVGPIVIPDGMEDDDVLFLSDILPTGWMAAENAQIEQGDTVAVWGCGPVGLFAIQSALLMGAHKVIAIDHYPNRLKLARDLGADVIDYKQTHVLEALMEMSGGMGPDAVIDAVGMESHGMTPDAVMDDIKQTVGIGADGGHALREAILAVRKGGRVSIPGVYGGFLDKFPLGAMMEKGLQIRTGQTHVQRYLKELLQRIGEGQIDSRFMISHRLPLEDAARGYENFRYNQNDWTKVVLKPSTAS; encoded by the coding sequence ATGCGCGCTTTGACTTGGCAGGGAAAGCACGACGTCCGGGTGGAAACGTTGCCCGATCCTGAAATCGTCAACCCACGTGATGCGATCATCGAAGTGACCTCGACTGCGATCTGTGGGTCTGATCTGCACCTCTACGATGCCGTCATACCTGGGCTGAAATCCGGCGATATTCTGGGTCATGAATTCATGGGCCGTGTGGTCGACGTGGGGCCGGGTAGTACGTTGCAAAAGGGCCAGCGGGTTGTCGTGCCCTTCACGATTTCCTGTGGGGGGTGCTTTCACTGCAAGCAACTGCAATTCTCTGCCTGCGCCAATTCCAATCCTGTCGACAACCAGGATCTGACTGAACCGCTTTACGGTCATGCGTTGAGCGGGCTTTTTGGATATTCGCATCTGACCGGAGGTTATCCCGGTGGTCAGGCGGAATACGTTCGTGTGCCCTACTCCGACGTCGGACCCATCGTGATCCCCGACGGGATGGAGGACGATGACGTGTTGTTCCTGTCCGATATTCTACCAACCGGCTGGATGGCCGCGGAAAACGCCCAGATTGAACAGGGTGACACGGTCGCCGTTTGGGGGTGTGGGCCCGTCGGACTGTTCGCAATCCAAAGTGCCCTGCTGATGGGCGCGCACAAGGTGATCGCCATCGATCATTATCCCAATCGCCTGAAACTGGCCCGTGACCTTGGTGCCGATGTCATCGACTACAAACAGACCCATGTTCTCGAGGCCCTGATGGAAATGTCAGGTGGCATGGGGCCCGATGCTGTGATCGACGCCGTCGGTATGGAAAGTCACGGCATGACGCCCGATGCGGTCATGGATGATATCAAGCAGACCGTCGGGATTGGGGCCGATGGTGGTCACGCGCTGAGAGAAGCGATTTTGGCCGTCCGCAAAGGGGGACGTGTCTCGATCCCGGGTGTCTATGGCGGATTCCTCGACAAGTTTCCGTTAGGCGCCATGATGGAAAAGGGTCTGCAGATCCGGACCGGTCAGACCCACGTGCAACGTTACCTCAAGGAGCTTTTGCAACGCATCGGTGAAGGGCAGATCGACAGCCGCTTTATGATCTCGCACCGTCTCCCGCTGGAAGACGCCGCACGGGGGTACGAAAATTTCCGCTATAACCAGAATGATTGGACTAAGGTCGTTCTGAAGCCGAGCACAGCGTCATGA
- a CDS encoding cytochrome P450, which yields MFGEGGVQGLDDAAHRHRKALFLDLVGPGRTDDLTLQTVAAIDALLREPGRIVLQNAFERILTRSVCDWVGAPLTDAEIPAHSRMLSHLFEHAGTVDHRQLLARRARKRADRWAAERIADARSGGAATRTGSVVDRIAQWRDLEGNLLDEHVAAVELINVLRPFVAVSAFLTFVAVALATRPLEVSALRLDPAYTLLFVQEVRRTAPFFPLLAARARARTQWRKHDIAANGLVALDIWGTNRDYKVWDDPDIFRPDRFRTWSGDPFTMIPQGGGDHAANHRCPGEWVTQDLMVAATRILIERIDWRTLPDQNLDLDMYRLPALPKDNVIIEIPKRSHP from the coding sequence TTGTTTGGCGAAGGTGGTGTTCAGGGGCTTGACGACGCGGCACATCGGCACCGCAAAGCGTTGTTCCTTGACCTTGTTGGTCCGGGCCGCACTGACGATCTGACCCTACAAACAGTTGCCGCCATAGATGCACTTCTGCGAGAACCGGGACGGATCGTCCTGCAGAATGCGTTTGAACGTATTTTGACACGGAGTGTTTGCGACTGGGTGGGCGCGCCGCTGACCGATGCGGAAATTCCCGCGCACAGCCGGATGCTGTCGCATCTCTTCGAACATGCGGGTACTGTCGATCATCGCCAGCTTCTTGCACGGCGGGCGCGCAAACGCGCGGACCGCTGGGCTGCGGAAAGGATTGCTGACGCCCGGTCTGGCGGAGCAGCGACACGGACCGGATCGGTCGTTGACCGAATTGCTCAGTGGCGTGATCTGGAGGGCAATTTGCTCGATGAGCATGTCGCAGCAGTCGAATTAATCAATGTGCTCCGGCCCTTCGTGGCCGTCTCGGCTTTTCTGACTTTTGTCGCTGTGGCACTCGCCACCCGCCCGCTGGAAGTTTCGGCTTTGCGTCTCGACCCTGCATACACCCTATTGTTTGTTCAGGAAGTCCGGCGGACTGCTCCGTTCTTTCCGCTCCTCGCGGCACGGGCGCGTGCTCGGACGCAATGGCGCAAACATGACATCGCAGCAAATGGGCTCGTTGCATTGGACATCTGGGGCACCAACCGGGATTACAAGGTGTGGGATGATCCTGACATCTTTCGCCCAGACCGCTTCAGGACATGGTCCGGTGATCCCTTTACGATGATCCCGCAAGGGGGCGGCGACCATGCGGCCAATCACCGATGCCCCGGCGAATGGGTCACGCAAGATCTGATGGTTGCGGCAACGCGCATTCTGATTGAGCGAATTGATTGGCGGACACTACCAGATCAAAATCTTGACCTCGATATGTACAGACTGCCCGCCCTTCCCAAAGATAACGTTATTATTGAGATTCCTAAGAGATCACACCCATAA
- a CDS encoding MgtC/SapB family protein: protein MALKFRRHGTERDLGQFARVMANIIDALSHEFSGHSSLPWPVLMFRIIGAVVLTSVIGFERESNDQAAGLRTHMLVGLSSACYCLLALDLVGQDFGDNVRLDPIRMIEAVTGGVAFLAAGLIVFTRGEVKGLTTGASLWLAAAIGTAAGLGVWLIAVLATALAIFIIGLLKSIERF from the coding sequence TTGGCTTTGAAATTCCGGCGGCATGGAACTGAAAGGGATCTCGGGCAGTTCGCACGTGTAATGGCAAACATCATCGATGCACTTTCACACGAATTTTCGGGCCACAGCAGTCTGCCTTGGCCCGTCCTGATGTTTCGGATCATCGGCGCCGTGGTCTTGACATCAGTCATCGGCTTTGAACGCGAAAGCAATGATCAAGCTGCCGGCCTTAGGACGCACATGCTGGTGGGATTATCTTCGGCCTGCTACTGCCTGCTGGCGCTGGATCTAGTCGGACAGGATTTCGGGGACAACGTGCGCCTCGACCCGATCCGCATGATCGAGGCTGTGACGGGCGGCGTGGCCTTTCTAGCGGCAGGCCTTATTGTCTTCACGCGCGGTGAAGTCAAAGGTCTGACAACCGGCGCTAGCCTCTGGCTTGCCGCGGCAATCGGAACTGCGGCGGGTCTGGGCGTTTGGCTGATCGCAGTGCTTGCGACAGCTTTGGCGATTTTCATCATCGGACTTCTGAAGTCCATCGAAAGATTTTAA